The Elgaria multicarinata webbii isolate HBS135686 ecotype San Diego chromosome 1, rElgMul1.1.pri, whole genome shotgun sequence genome has a window encoding:
- the GPATCH8 gene encoding G patch domain-containing protein 8 isoform X2: MGMGRMEMELDYAEDATERRRVLEVEKEDTEELRQKYKDYVDKEKAIAKALEDLRANFYCELCDKQYQKHQEFDNHINSYDHAHKQRLKDLKQREFARNVSSRSRKDERKQEKALRRLHELAEQRKQAECAPGSGPMFRTTTVAVDEEGGEDDIDSAASSSCSSFSPASGQVISMSTDKGITYASGQTSSNTGLGQVPVQVQQAVSLGVNPLKIGVSFSFAKKAPVKLESIASVFKDHVDESSTPDDEVKIDERSHSDSGALGKTGDVEGANSPDPKGNEEEQAHEKDGAGLNTTLSKLKKMKRDDGPMALEPEYYHYIPPAHCKVKPNFQFLLFMKATEQVEAEALSKKVACERKWSISPKKVAVTECVAHHKEPSPTHKSSKMEDKNASEKAVSQEGKPRNVSGSTESDISKEIPYPAPIGKEATDGPKHLTGPFFPVLSKDENTTLQWPSELLIFTKAEPSVSYSCNPLYFDFKLSRNKDTKAKVAEKQNTITSLSKEKIQLAEDGDASKCKEVDLLAGSSTTVPESKSLSVCSKQESSPVSTGKCEGPEDSSRNSLVGRKDKMGKSHKHKKKKKKKKHKKSTKHKRRRKGQAEEKSKEEDPAEDKSKKRKKHKHKKSKSSFPAETERTQGTEDAGYSKKRKWCAQESQRKSLSTEEGSSKKDDSGSSSQDHSNKKIKGDLQQSSSASKRWTSTSSSVRPSHRGRQSSGGYESDEDSCHKHFRQKSASQYSDDYDSGSNCSQSRSRSGRRHSSRRSSQRSYSSSSYASSDNSRYSHRRSYSEDSYSDYSDQSRSRTKRSHDSEDDSDYVSSKRRSKRRKYSTSGDDYSLSRSRSRTRSRSRNHARGRSSTRSRGRTRSSSCSHSRSKRRSHSRTGHSWKRSRSYSRERSRSTRSLSQRSLSRKGSRDHESPAERRSGQRDFIRSKIYRSQSPHYFRARQGEGPVRKEEARGDEVTGTSSLSQNSGSSSLGSNCNNEEKNSATARFLLEKIQSRKVEKKPSSYEDSLAGPHKVGIKLKDPPQGYFGPKLPPSLGNKPVLPLIGKLPTVRKPSIKQCEDSALERGVELELSELDEATSDGGETALASQLQVEETMMMGTQDNLPIDQKAEVATEMASVPHESPVLPEHYGSGDLIVPHSFLPDSSEGEALEPLDCGNQTASIEGRIVPLVPDVEHFAGYIPQSGEPSISGEPEGTEDSSLAPLESQPITFTPEEMEKYSKLQQAAQQHIQQQLLAKQVKAFPASAALAPATTPALQPIHLQQPTATAATSITTVQHAILQHHAAAAAAAIGIHPHPHPQPLAQVHHIPQPHLTPISLSHLTHSLIPGHPATFLASHPIHIIPASAIHPGPFTFHPVPHAALYPTLLAPRPATAAATALHLHPLLHPIFSGQDLQHPPSHGT; encoded by the exons ATGGGTATGGGACGGATGGAGATGGAG CTTGATTATGCTGAAGATGCTACAGAACGGAGGCGGGTCTTGGAAGTAGAGAAGGAAGATACCGAAGAACTGAGGCAGAAGTACAAG GATTATGTGGACAAAGAAAAGGCGATTGCTAAAGCCCTTGAAGACCTTAGAGCTAATTTTTACTGTGAGCTCTGTGATAAGCAGTACCAGAAGCATCAAGAGTTTGACAACCATATAAATTCCTATGACCATGCCCACAAACAG AGGTTGAAAGATCTTAAGCAAAGAGAGTTTGCTCGCAATGTCTCATCAAGATCCCGGAAAGATGAGAGGAAGCAGGAGAAAGCCCTCCGGCGTCTTCATGAGCTGGCTGAGCAGAGAAAGCAAGCTGAATG TGCTCCAGGAAGTGGGCCAATGTTTAGAACTACTACTGTGGCTGTAGatgaggaaggaggagaggatGACATAGACTCAGCAGCTTCCAGtagttgctcctccttctcaccagctTCTGGGCAAGTTATCAGTATGTCCACAGACAAGGGTATTACTTATGCCAGTGGACAAACCAGTAGCAACACTGGTCTTGGGCAAGTTCCTGTCCAGGTGCAGCAAGCTGTTAGCTTGGGGGTTAATCCTCTTAAGATAGGTGTGTCTTTCTCATTTGCTAAAAAGGCCCCTGTAAAGCTAGAGTCAATAGCCTCTGTCTTCAAAGACCATGTGGATGAGTCCAGTACTCCTGATGATGAAGTCAAAATTGATGAGAGATCCCATTCAGATTCTGGAGCTTTGGGTAAAACTGGGGATGTTGAGGGGGCAAACAGCCCTGACCCCAAGGGAAATGAAGAAGAGCAAGCACATGAGAAAGATGGAGCAGGTCTAAATACTACACTATCAAAATTGAAGAAGATGAAACGAGATGATGGACCGATGGCACTAGAACCAGAGTATTATCACTACAtcccccctgctcactgcaagGTGAAGCCGAACTTCCAGTTCCTGCTGTTTATGAAGGCCACGGAGCAAGTAGAAGCAGAAGCGCTGAGCAAGAAAGTGGCATGTGAAAGAAAGTGGAGCATCTCCCCCAAGAAGGTGGCAGtaacagaatgtgtggcccatcaCAAGGAACCAAGTCCCACCCACAAAAGTAGCAAAATGGAAGATAAAAATGCTTCAGAAAAGGCAGTCAGTCAGGAGGGCAAACCACGCAACGTGAGTGGTTCTACAGAGTCAGATATCAGTAAAGAGATTCCCTACCCTGCACCAATTGGTAAAGAGGCCACCGATGGGCCTAAACATTTAACAGGGCCCTTCTTCCCAGTACTGAGTAAAGATGAGAATACCACCCTCCAGTGGCCTTCAGAACTGCTGATCTTCACCAAAGCAGAGCCCTCTGTGTCATACAGCTGCAATCCCTTGTATTTTGACTTTAAGCTGTCTCGTAACAAAGACACTAAAGCAAAAGTAGCAGAAAAACAGAACACCATAACCAGCCTTTCTAAGGAGAAAATACAGTTGGCTGAAGATGGTGATGCAAGCAAGTGCAAGGAGGTGGACCTTCTAGCTGGCAGCTCCACCACAGTGCCAGAAAGTAAGTCCCTGTCAGTGTGTAGCAAGCAAGAGTCCAGCCCTGTGAGCACTGGCAAGTGTGAAGGACCAGAAGACAGCAGCAGAAACAGTCTTGTTGGTCGCAAAGACAAAATGGGGAAATCCCACaagcacaagaagaagaagaagaagaagaagcacaagaagTCCACCAAACATAAACGCAGGCGAAAAGGTCAGGCAGAGGAGAAAAGCAAGGAAGAGGACCCAGCAGAAGATAAATCCAAGAAACGGAAGAAACACAAGCACAAAAAGAGCAAGTCTTCCTTTCCTGCTGAAACTGAGCGAACGCAAGGGACTGAAGATGCTGGCTACTCCAAGAAAAGAAAGTGGTGCGCTCAAGAATCTCAGCGAAAGTCTCTTTCTACTGAAGAAGGCAGCAGCAAAAAAGATGACAGTGGGTCTTCTTCCCAAGATCACAGCAACAAAAAAATCAAGGGGGACTTGCAGCAGTCCTCATCTGCCTCCAAGAGGTGGACTTCCACCTCAAGTTCAGTTCGCCCCAGCCATAGAGGCCGACAGAGCAGTGGTGGCTATGAGAGTGATGAGGACTCGTGCCACAAGCACTTCAGGCAGAAGTCAGCCTCACAGTACAGTGATGATTATGATTCTGGCAGCAACTGTTCACAAAGTCGCTCCCGATCGGGACGTAGGCATTCTTCTCGAAGGTCATCTCAGAGATCATACTCATCAAGTTCATATGCCTCCTCTGACAACAGCCGGTATAGCCACCGGCGGAGCTACTCGGAAGACAGCTATAGTGACTACAGTGATCAGTCACGGAGTCGTACCAAGCGCTCCCATGACTCAGAAGATGACTCAGACTATGTAAGTTCCAAGCGCAGATCAAAACGGCGCAAGTACTCCACTTCAGGAGATGATTACAGCCTGAGTAGGAGCAGGTCCCGGACCCGAAGCAGGAGTCGAAACCATGCCAGGGGGAGGTCAAGTACAAGAAGTCGAGGTAGGACACGCAGCAGCAGTTGCAGCCATAGCCGGAGTAAACGGCGGAGCCATAGCCGAACAGGGCACAGCTGGAAACGGAGCAGGAGCTACAGCCGGGAGCGTAGCAGGAGCACAAGAAGCCTTTCACAAAGGTCTCTTTCAAGGAAGGGATCCCGGGACCATGAAAGCCCTGCTGAGAGGAGATCTGGGCAGCGAGACTTCATCCGGTCCAAGATCTACCGCTCGCAGTCCCCTCACTACTTCAGAGCCAGACAAGGTGAGGGACCTGTAAGAAAGGAGGAAGCAAGAGGAGATGAAGTTACAGGGACCAGCAGTCTCTCCCAAAATAGTGGCAGCTCTAGCTTGGGGAGCAACTGTAATAATGAGGAGAAGAACTCTGCCACAGCCAGATTCCTTCTGGAAAAAATTCAGTCCAGGAAAGTGGAAAAGAAGCCCAGCAGCTATGAGGACTCTCTTGCAGGGCCTCACAAGGTTGGGATAAAGCTGAAGGATCCCCCACAGGGCTATTTTGGTCCAAAGCTCCCACCCTCACTAGGCAACAAGCCGGTCCTTCCATTAATTGGAAAGCTTCCCACAGTCCGAAAGCCAAGCATCAAGCAGTGTGAGGATTCTGCATTAGAAAGAGGAGTGGAACTGGAGCTGTCAGAATTGGATGAAGCAACCAGTGATGGTGGGGAGACAGCCCTGGCAAGCCAACTCCAAGTGGAGGAAACCATGATGATGGGAACACAGGACAACCTTCCAATTGATCAGAAAGCAGAAGTGGCCACAGAGATGGCTTCTGTTCCTCATGAGTCACCAGTGCTCCCagagcactatggaagtggtgaTCTGATTGTGCCGCACAGCTTCCTCCCTGATTCCAGTGAAGGTGAAGCTTTAGAGCCTTTGGACTGCGGGAATCAGACTGCATCCATAGAaggcaggattgtgcccttggtaCCAGATGTTGAGCACTTCGCTGGCTACATACCACAGAGTGGAGAACCAAGCATTAGTGGGGAGCCAGAGGGCACTGAGGATTCCTCCCTGGCACCACTGGAGAGCCAGCCTATCACCTTCACcccagaagagatggagaaaTACAGCAAACTCCAGCAGGCAGCTCAGCAGCACATTCAGCAGCAGCTCCTCGCCAAGCAGGTCAAAGCCTTTCCTGCTTCAGCAGCCCTAGCTCCTGCCACAACCCCAGCCCTTCAGCCCATCCACCTCCAGCAGCCGACAGCAACTGCAGCCACCTCCATTACTACTGTGCAGCACGCCATCCTGCAGCATcatgcagcggcagcggcagcagccattgggatccacccccacccccacccccagcctcttGCTCAAGTGCATCATATCCCTCAGCCCCACTTGACCCCCATCTCATTGTCCCACTTAACCCACTCACTCATCCCAGGGCACCCTGCCACCTTCCTGGCCAGTCACCCCATTCATATCatccctgcctctgccatccacccaGGTCCCTTCACTTTTCATCCTGTACCTCATGCTGCCCTCTACCCAACTCTCTTAGCACCTCGACCAGCTACAGCTGCTGCCACAGCGTTACACCTCCACCCTCTTCTGCACCCCATTTTCTCAGGACAGGATTTGCAGCATCCCCCCAGCCACGGCACATGA
- the GPATCH8 gene encoding G patch domain-containing protein 8 isoform X1, with protein sequence MADRFSRFNEDRDFQGNHFDQYEEGHLEIEQASLDKPIESDNIGHRLLQKHGWKLGQGLGKSLQGRTDPIPIVVKYDVMGMGRMEMELDYAEDATERRRVLEVEKEDTEELRQKYKDYVDKEKAIAKALEDLRANFYCELCDKQYQKHQEFDNHINSYDHAHKQRLKDLKQREFARNVSSRSRKDERKQEKALRRLHELAEQRKQAECAPGSGPMFRTTTVAVDEEGGEDDIDSAASSSCSSFSPASGQVISMSTDKGITYASGQTSSNTGLGQVPVQVQQAVSLGVNPLKIGVSFSFAKKAPVKLESIASVFKDHVDESSTPDDEVKIDERSHSDSGALGKTGDVEGANSPDPKGNEEEQAHEKDGAGLNTTLSKLKKMKRDDGPMALEPEYYHYIPPAHCKVKPNFQFLLFMKATEQVEAEALSKKVACERKWSISPKKVAVTECVAHHKEPSPTHKSSKMEDKNASEKAVSQEGKPRNVSGSTESDISKEIPYPAPIGKEATDGPKHLTGPFFPVLSKDENTTLQWPSELLIFTKAEPSVSYSCNPLYFDFKLSRNKDTKAKVAEKQNTITSLSKEKIQLAEDGDASKCKEVDLLAGSSTTVPESKSLSVCSKQESSPVSTGKCEGPEDSSRNSLVGRKDKMGKSHKHKKKKKKKKHKKSTKHKRRRKGQAEEKSKEEDPAEDKSKKRKKHKHKKSKSSFPAETERTQGTEDAGYSKKRKWCAQESQRKSLSTEEGSSKKDDSGSSSQDHSNKKIKGDLQQSSSASKRWTSTSSSVRPSHRGRQSSGGYESDEDSCHKHFRQKSASQYSDDYDSGSNCSQSRSRSGRRHSSRRSSQRSYSSSSYASSDNSRYSHRRSYSEDSYSDYSDQSRSRTKRSHDSEDDSDYVSSKRRSKRRKYSTSGDDYSLSRSRSRTRSRSRNHARGRSSTRSRGRTRSSSCSHSRSKRRSHSRTGHSWKRSRSYSRERSRSTRSLSQRSLSRKGSRDHESPAERRSGQRDFIRSKIYRSQSPHYFRARQGEGPVRKEEARGDEVTGTSSLSQNSGSSSLGSNCNNEEKNSATARFLLEKIQSRKVEKKPSSYEDSLAGPHKVGIKLKDPPQGYFGPKLPPSLGNKPVLPLIGKLPTVRKPSIKQCEDSALERGVELELSELDEATSDGGETALASQLQVEETMMMGTQDNLPIDQKAEVATEMASVPHESPVLPEHYGSGDLIVPHSFLPDSSEGEALEPLDCGNQTASIEGRIVPLVPDVEHFAGYIPQSGEPSISGEPEGTEDSSLAPLESQPITFTPEEMEKYSKLQQAAQQHIQQQLLAKQVKAFPASAALAPATTPALQPIHLQQPTATAATSITTVQHAILQHHAAAAAAAIGIHPHPHPQPLAQVHHIPQPHLTPISLSHLTHSLIPGHPATFLASHPIHIIPASAIHPGPFTFHPVPHAALYPTLLAPRPATAAATALHLHPLLHPIFSGQDLQHPPSHGT encoded by the exons GTAGGACGGATCCCATCCCTATCGTGGTCAAGTATGATGTCATGGGTATGGGACGGATGGAGATGGAG CTTGATTATGCTGAAGATGCTACAGAACGGAGGCGGGTCTTGGAAGTAGAGAAGGAAGATACCGAAGAACTGAGGCAGAAGTACAAG GATTATGTGGACAAAGAAAAGGCGATTGCTAAAGCCCTTGAAGACCTTAGAGCTAATTTTTACTGTGAGCTCTGTGATAAGCAGTACCAGAAGCATCAAGAGTTTGACAACCATATAAATTCCTATGACCATGCCCACAAACAG AGGTTGAAAGATCTTAAGCAAAGAGAGTTTGCTCGCAATGTCTCATCAAGATCCCGGAAAGATGAGAGGAAGCAGGAGAAAGCCCTCCGGCGTCTTCATGAGCTGGCTGAGCAGAGAAAGCAAGCTGAATG TGCTCCAGGAAGTGGGCCAATGTTTAGAACTACTACTGTGGCTGTAGatgaggaaggaggagaggatGACATAGACTCAGCAGCTTCCAGtagttgctcctccttctcaccagctTCTGGGCAAGTTATCAGTATGTCCACAGACAAGGGTATTACTTATGCCAGTGGACAAACCAGTAGCAACACTGGTCTTGGGCAAGTTCCTGTCCAGGTGCAGCAAGCTGTTAGCTTGGGGGTTAATCCTCTTAAGATAGGTGTGTCTTTCTCATTTGCTAAAAAGGCCCCTGTAAAGCTAGAGTCAATAGCCTCTGTCTTCAAAGACCATGTGGATGAGTCCAGTACTCCTGATGATGAAGTCAAAATTGATGAGAGATCCCATTCAGATTCTGGAGCTTTGGGTAAAACTGGGGATGTTGAGGGGGCAAACAGCCCTGACCCCAAGGGAAATGAAGAAGAGCAAGCACATGAGAAAGATGGAGCAGGTCTAAATACTACACTATCAAAATTGAAGAAGATGAAACGAGATGATGGACCGATGGCACTAGAACCAGAGTATTATCACTACAtcccccctgctcactgcaagGTGAAGCCGAACTTCCAGTTCCTGCTGTTTATGAAGGCCACGGAGCAAGTAGAAGCAGAAGCGCTGAGCAAGAAAGTGGCATGTGAAAGAAAGTGGAGCATCTCCCCCAAGAAGGTGGCAGtaacagaatgtgtggcccatcaCAAGGAACCAAGTCCCACCCACAAAAGTAGCAAAATGGAAGATAAAAATGCTTCAGAAAAGGCAGTCAGTCAGGAGGGCAAACCACGCAACGTGAGTGGTTCTACAGAGTCAGATATCAGTAAAGAGATTCCCTACCCTGCACCAATTGGTAAAGAGGCCACCGATGGGCCTAAACATTTAACAGGGCCCTTCTTCCCAGTACTGAGTAAAGATGAGAATACCACCCTCCAGTGGCCTTCAGAACTGCTGATCTTCACCAAAGCAGAGCCCTCTGTGTCATACAGCTGCAATCCCTTGTATTTTGACTTTAAGCTGTCTCGTAACAAAGACACTAAAGCAAAAGTAGCAGAAAAACAGAACACCATAACCAGCCTTTCTAAGGAGAAAATACAGTTGGCTGAAGATGGTGATGCAAGCAAGTGCAAGGAGGTGGACCTTCTAGCTGGCAGCTCCACCACAGTGCCAGAAAGTAAGTCCCTGTCAGTGTGTAGCAAGCAAGAGTCCAGCCCTGTGAGCACTGGCAAGTGTGAAGGACCAGAAGACAGCAGCAGAAACAGTCTTGTTGGTCGCAAAGACAAAATGGGGAAATCCCACaagcacaagaagaagaagaagaagaagaagcacaagaagTCCACCAAACATAAACGCAGGCGAAAAGGTCAGGCAGAGGAGAAAAGCAAGGAAGAGGACCCAGCAGAAGATAAATCCAAGAAACGGAAGAAACACAAGCACAAAAAGAGCAAGTCTTCCTTTCCTGCTGAAACTGAGCGAACGCAAGGGACTGAAGATGCTGGCTACTCCAAGAAAAGAAAGTGGTGCGCTCAAGAATCTCAGCGAAAGTCTCTTTCTACTGAAGAAGGCAGCAGCAAAAAAGATGACAGTGGGTCTTCTTCCCAAGATCACAGCAACAAAAAAATCAAGGGGGACTTGCAGCAGTCCTCATCTGCCTCCAAGAGGTGGACTTCCACCTCAAGTTCAGTTCGCCCCAGCCATAGAGGCCGACAGAGCAGTGGTGGCTATGAGAGTGATGAGGACTCGTGCCACAAGCACTTCAGGCAGAAGTCAGCCTCACAGTACAGTGATGATTATGATTCTGGCAGCAACTGTTCACAAAGTCGCTCCCGATCGGGACGTAGGCATTCTTCTCGAAGGTCATCTCAGAGATCATACTCATCAAGTTCATATGCCTCCTCTGACAACAGCCGGTATAGCCACCGGCGGAGCTACTCGGAAGACAGCTATAGTGACTACAGTGATCAGTCACGGAGTCGTACCAAGCGCTCCCATGACTCAGAAGATGACTCAGACTATGTAAGTTCCAAGCGCAGATCAAAACGGCGCAAGTACTCCACTTCAGGAGATGATTACAGCCTGAGTAGGAGCAGGTCCCGGACCCGAAGCAGGAGTCGAAACCATGCCAGGGGGAGGTCAAGTACAAGAAGTCGAGGTAGGACACGCAGCAGCAGTTGCAGCCATAGCCGGAGTAAACGGCGGAGCCATAGCCGAACAGGGCACAGCTGGAAACGGAGCAGGAGCTACAGCCGGGAGCGTAGCAGGAGCACAAGAAGCCTTTCACAAAGGTCTCTTTCAAGGAAGGGATCCCGGGACCATGAAAGCCCTGCTGAGAGGAGATCTGGGCAGCGAGACTTCATCCGGTCCAAGATCTACCGCTCGCAGTCCCCTCACTACTTCAGAGCCAGACAAGGTGAGGGACCTGTAAGAAAGGAGGAAGCAAGAGGAGATGAAGTTACAGGGACCAGCAGTCTCTCCCAAAATAGTGGCAGCTCTAGCTTGGGGAGCAACTGTAATAATGAGGAGAAGAACTCTGCCACAGCCAGATTCCTTCTGGAAAAAATTCAGTCCAGGAAAGTGGAAAAGAAGCCCAGCAGCTATGAGGACTCTCTTGCAGGGCCTCACAAGGTTGGGATAAAGCTGAAGGATCCCCCACAGGGCTATTTTGGTCCAAAGCTCCCACCCTCACTAGGCAACAAGCCGGTCCTTCCATTAATTGGAAAGCTTCCCACAGTCCGAAAGCCAAGCATCAAGCAGTGTGAGGATTCTGCATTAGAAAGAGGAGTGGAACTGGAGCTGTCAGAATTGGATGAAGCAACCAGTGATGGTGGGGAGACAGCCCTGGCAAGCCAACTCCAAGTGGAGGAAACCATGATGATGGGAACACAGGACAACCTTCCAATTGATCAGAAAGCAGAAGTGGCCACAGAGATGGCTTCTGTTCCTCATGAGTCACCAGTGCTCCCagagcactatggaagtggtgaTCTGATTGTGCCGCACAGCTTCCTCCCTGATTCCAGTGAAGGTGAAGCTTTAGAGCCTTTGGACTGCGGGAATCAGACTGCATCCATAGAaggcaggattgtgcccttggtaCCAGATGTTGAGCACTTCGCTGGCTACATACCACAGAGTGGAGAACCAAGCATTAGTGGGGAGCCAGAGGGCACTGAGGATTCCTCCCTGGCACCACTGGAGAGCCAGCCTATCACCTTCACcccagaagagatggagaaaTACAGCAAACTCCAGCAGGCAGCTCAGCAGCACATTCAGCAGCAGCTCCTCGCCAAGCAGGTCAAAGCCTTTCCTGCTTCAGCAGCCCTAGCTCCTGCCACAACCCCAGCCCTTCAGCCCATCCACCTCCAGCAGCCGACAGCAACTGCAGCCACCTCCATTACTACTGTGCAGCACGCCATCCTGCAGCATcatgcagcggcagcggcagcagccattgggatccacccccacccccacccccagcctcttGCTCAAGTGCATCATATCCCTCAGCCCCACTTGACCCCCATCTCATTGTCCCACTTAACCCACTCACTCATCCCAGGGCACCCTGCCACCTTCCTGGCCAGTCACCCCATTCATATCatccctgcctctgccatccacccaGGTCCCTTCACTTTTCATCCTGTACCTCATGCTGCCCTCTACCCAACTCTCTTAGCACCTCGACCAGCTACAGCTGCTGCCACAGCGTTACACCTCCACCCTCTTCTGCACCCCATTTTCTCAGGACAGGATTTGCAGCATCCCCCCAGCCACGGCACATGA